TTTCTGAAATGTATGACTCACCATGCATGTATTCGAACGCATTCTAGTAATACTTCAAACAATGAAACTAGTGTAAACAGTTGACCTGGCAGCTGGTTATGCACTAGCAGTGTGCTTTCTGTGGATACGATTTGTCCCGATGCCTCAAAAGCCAATTTAAACAAATACACAACTAGCAAAAGAGAACACCAGTCTCATTATTATCGTGGTTGTCAGTCAAGCTAGGCTAGCTCTAGGCTGGGCAATGGAAGTACTCATGTTAGAAGTTAAGACTACCATACCGTctcaggcctcctttggttcatagggtagaaaaatcgtaggaataggaaagtcatagaatttgagatacatgtcatctcatttcttacaagattcctattcctatgataatcctatcctatgaaccaaaaaagGCCTAAATCTAGATGCGAGTGCAAGCTGAAATACAAAAAAACACTCCTACGAAAGCAAAGTGGGTCCACAAGAAGATCAATGTGCGTAAATTAACACCCTCGTTCCCCGAATAATCACGAGTGGACATGGTGCCACGCGCGGTCGGTATCAGGCCCGCTCATTCCCATGTGATTCGTGCAGTCCAAATATGAGTAGCGTGTATACTGAGATTGATGTGTTGTATACTACAAAGCATTCTGCATTCATATTACCTACGCCCTCGCCAAGAGATGGCCCACAAGGCAGGGTCAGGCATTCAAACGAGCAGTGCATTTGAGCATACGTCAATTAAGTCGGGCCTGCAAGACCAGGACCCCCTCAGCTGCAGCTCATTAAGTCACCCAGGAAGTTTTCATGGAAACAGTTCAGGGCCTTTTATGTTTGACATCACCCAGCGGAAACCCCTTGGGTTAGTTGGACTGGCTAGAGACTAGAGTAACTTCTCATTAAACAAGCTTGACTAAATATTCTGACATAAACATTTATCGTCTCTCAATACAATGTACTGCAAGTGTTAGCCAATATTACCGATGATCAATGGAAACCATCCTCCTATTGGTCAGTTCGATTCCTTAAGCCACTTATTTTCTTCCAAAAACCATATGACGGTGATCTTTTGAACAACCTAACACACATTTTTGGGTAGCTTAGAACAAGACTAATTTAGAATACATTTCAAACATGTTTAAATTCACTTATTTCGCTCAACCTATTTCAGTGTAACTGCTTAGAACAACACTTACAAGTGAAATCTGATTTTGATTGCAGCGACCTTATTCTTTTGAAATGAGCGAAACATGTTTTCTTGAGTAGTTGAAGTTTATTTTAGTAAAATTATTTTTTTAGAAGAGCGGATTTTTTTTAAATGAGTGCACGGGTACCGGTACATAGCGAATATTTTCAATATTCCTTTTGAAACGAGTGAAATAAAATAGTGCATTATCTTGTTTTAGATGAGTGAAATCACTGTATTTTGAATATGATTGAAATTATTCATTTTCAATTGACTGAAACGAGTGCAATCTATTTTGTGAAAAGAGTGAAATCATTTTTGTTGAAAATAATTGAAATTATTAGTTTGAATTGAGTCAAACAAGTGGAATCTAATTTTGTAAAGGAGTGTGGAATAAACAAGTGAAATATGTTGTTCTAAACGAATGAAATCATTCTTTTCAAAAATCATTGAAATTATTCATTTGAATTGAGTGGAATCtgtattttgaaatgagtgaagtATGGAGTATGTTGTTTTAAACAAGTGTAATTGTTTTTAAATGATTGAAAACATTTGTTTGAATCAGGTGAAATGAGTGGAATGGGAGCGGCGTTTTGGCTCTTGGGTGCATCTGCAACGCGGGTGAATagtaaaataattaaaaatagTAAAAGAAAATGAATATTTCTTGTGATGCCAGATGCTTGTATTCGTGAAGTCCGTACTAAATTTCGTGTAGTTCAGACATTTTAGTAGATGTCGGCAAAAGAGACAAATTTCGTATCTGTGAGAAATATTTGAAAACAACACTGTTCGAAGCTCactttgtcttttttgccatgagctCCTGGAATATAATTTAGCCATGAAATTTTGCATTAACTGGCGCACTCAAGCATCTTAgataaaaaaaatcagtttttttgatttttttattttatttttactgtTCACCGGGTGCAGATGGGCCTGACCCCGAATTGAATATCAGAGTGGAATCTATTTTTCTTAAAGGAGTGAAATAAATGAATGAAGTACATCATTCTAAATAAATAATTGAAAACATTTGTTTGAATCGAGTGAACTAGTGGAGTCTGTTTTTTTTAACGAGCGAAATATGTTGTTCCAAACgaatgattttttttcctttgaaaATAATTGTGATTATTTGTTTGAATTAAGTGAAGTGAGCGTAATCTGTTTTTTCAAAGAGTGGGGTGTATTTTAAATGAGTGCAATAGTTATTTTTGAAAATCAGGTTAGGGCCGTTTCCAGGGTGGTTAATCTTTCAGCACTTGTTGTTCGCTGGTCAGGCATCTGCTTTGCTTTTCCTGCACTAATTGAGCAAAAGAAGGAATGTGAGACCGGGCTGGAAAATTCTAACACATGAGATGTAAACAGGCATCTCCCACGTTCCACTTAAGCATCCAGATCCATAAGTTGCCCAAAAAATTGTCGACATGCTAGGGGTTGAGGCAACAGAGAGATGATTATAGGTGGGCTCATTGAATCGTACCCAAAAGAAACCGAAAACCACAGATCAAGTATAGCTTTAACCGGCTAACCTGTTAAACTCCGTTTCTGCAAAAGCCATCACAGGAGTGGGCCAGATGCTATTAATGCTCGTACGAATACATGCTCATCTCGTAGCAGCCCTCGTCACAGGGGATGGCATAACGGATCTTGATGGTGGGCAGACATCATTAAGCATGCCCCTCGCTCCAAGCCTTGCCCTGTGGAAaagcagatggagaagaggagatgTATAACGCTACGTATTCAAGTGCGTCCGTGATCAACGCGTCAGGTATTACAAATGGACCTATATTAAGTAGCCATCTTGATGCGCAACGGGACGTCTCAGATTATGGCATCGCGTAGCCGCATGTCCCAAAAATTCACATCCCCTCGTTCCCTCTCTTATCTTTCATCGTCTCCTTTCTTTAAAGCTTCACTTCACTCGATGAGCCTCCCTCTCATGATTGTCCGGCCAAATAAAAATGGACATACACAGGCAACTCCTTGGAATGCATCACTGGTTGAAATTGATCGAATGTTGATGCTGGGTAGACCCGAGACTGTTTTTCTTTTATCTTTGCTGGCACTCCACCACTGCATGCAAATCGAAAACATGACATGCACACATATATTCTACTTCATCTACTATCTACTACCATTATAAAAGAAAGAGAGGGCGAAAAACTAGATCATCCTATCCATCAAAACCTGCAATCTGATGGTCTACATCCCTCCAGCATACTAAACGCGTTTTACGCTTTAATTATCCACCATTGCCATTACCGCCGCCACTCTCCCATCCATGCTCCCCACCTCGAGCGAACAGTTAAAAAAAGAGGAACGCGGCCACCATCCACGCACGCGCACCTCGAGCGAACAGTTCACCAAAAAAGGAACACGGCCACCATCCACCCACGCGCCGCCGCCAGCGCTCCTTTGCCGCCCCTCTGTCGTCGCCGCCGTCCGGAATAGCCCATCCTCGTCGGCGCCTGCAGCAGCAGCAGAGGGCCCTGGCGTTCCTTCGTCCTCGTCGCCGTCTGCAAATCCCGCACGGTCCCTGCCCACCCCGACCATCCTCGCACGCTGCCTGGGCGACTTGGCGGGCCGACGGACCGGTGGACCTCCGCCTCCACACGCCGGACGACCTCCGCCCGACCACCTCTTTCCCGACGTGCCGGCTGACTGGCGACCGCCTTCTCTACGCGCCGGCGGACCCCCGCCTCGACTTGTGCCGCCTCTACCTGTTTCCCGACGTGACGGCGGAATGACGGACCTCCGGCTCGACGCGTCGGCGGACCTCTGCCTCCCCAACCAGCTGAGCAAGCCTCCCTTTGGTTTTTTCTGGTATGGATTCCTTCCCCTCTCCGCGTGTGTCTACCACTGTGTGCGTCCGTGCTCTGCGTGGGTGTTCTGCTTGTGCGTGTTCTGTGTCTGGATCGCTGGCATCTGTGCGCTCCATTACTGAATGACAAATTTCTGAATTTTTGCGATGAACAATATTCACGTTCTTTCAGGAAGCTCGCCGGCATCCATAATGGTCTGCCATTTTAGAATTAATCAAGATTACCTTTCAGGCTTCTTCCGTTTCCTAGCTAATTCCCTCCTTGTAGGCCCTGTTGTGGTTTGAAATTGGACGTATACACCTGATCCTGCTTTTTCTACACCACCAACTTTACTGTTGATTAGAACTTAACTTCAGGATAAAAGCATGTATAACATGGAATGAGAGGAAGAGGGCTCTCAACTACGCATGTTGATTATACTGTTTAGTGTTAGCTCCATCAATACTGATACAGATAGGATTTCCTGTTGTAGATAGGTAAATATTTTGCAACTAATGTAATCTGGTAAATAAGCTAAAGTATTATGATAATGCCACCTTACTGCTATCTCAAAATATGATGCGATTATTCAGTATCCATTGCCGGATATAGTCAGACATAGGCATCAAATCAAGTCCCCCTTAAATCATTTAACTGCACATCACAAGTATCAGCCTCCAACTGCCACCAATATGGCAAGAAACAAGGCATGCTGATCTAATAATCATCTTTATAAATATTTTTAACCTAACAAGTGAGTTGATGATCAGGAAATCATGCTTAACTATCAATAGGTGATCTCATTTCTTGGTTCAGTGAAGTGATTATGTGGAGCTTGTGAGGAAAAAAGATAGGACAAGAAGCCTAGGAGGTTGTCTACAGCCACTGCCCTGGTATGTGACCTGCTTGCATCTTTTCCTGATTACCTCACAACTGCAATTGTCTAAGTTTTATATTATCCATCATTTTATCAGTTTATTTCATGAGTTTGTTTTCTCGAATTACATGTATGCGTTGATGACCTGAAATCTTAATATATATTTGTTTGACAGTGAGTGCTGCTGAACATGTAAGTATAGTCGGGAGAGTCATGTACTCGCTCGATGCCATAGCTCACCCACCCCGAGTTGTGCCACCCTCTTCTAGCCGGAGGTGCCGCCGTCGCCGCTGTCGAGGACATCTTAATATTAAACAATAAGTATTATATTCATCAAGAGAGTTTCCTCGCTATGTGGTGTTCACATTTGTTCTCTCCAAGATCATGTAGCGGTGTGATTATTTTTTGCAGTTTCCCTAATTACCCTTTTCTCTTATTCTAGCTTCTATATTGTTGTGTTCACAACACTGGAGGGATCTTACTGAAGGAAGATTTAATAATAGGTAGAGTTTCCGTACTTACTGATTATATATATTGACATATGACCATAACTGAACAATGTTGCGTTTTATCTTCTAAATTAGCATGGATTTTTTTCTGCTAAAAACATTTTCCTATGATATTTTGCAATTTCCATGTTTCGATTGAGCTTGTTATGATTTATCGGTAAGTCCTCTCTCAGCTTTTAGATTTGTGCTTAGATTGTTGTATATAATCCAAAATGAATCTATGATAAGGGAATAATCTGACTAAGCTTACTGTATGAATGAAACTGAAGAGTGAAGTGATATTTCTTTCTACCATTGCGTAGCTTTACCATCATCGATCCAGGTTAAGTGTataatttgtttttctatgcattATTCGGATACAGAGGATTCAAGCTGTAAAAAATATGCAGTGGATTCAAGGTTATGCAGAACATTATCGCAAGCTAGCATTTCCTGTGAAAAGAAGACAATTATCTAGAACACGATTAATTTGTAGAAAAAATGCTGATAGGTAAATCTAGATGACCAGCCGACAGAAACTTTACCAGGTTGTTTATTTGTATGAGCTACAATCTATGTTTCTCATTTGATGTTATAGAAAATGTTCTGATGGACTCACTGTTTTTGCTATCTTGGCCTATGTGTTCATCGCAAGTTGTTAGATTTGTCTATAGGGTTTACCATGTGCATTCATTTTGATCACTTTCATCAAATTGCCTTTCTACCATTCAAATTCTTAACAATGTGAATTTTCTTCATGCTGATGGATTGGCCAACTTGTTTTCTGCATCTATGCGATTGCCGATGGAGCAAACAAATTTTTGCTACACTATGAAGTTTCTTTATCTGGGACATTGAGAAGATGTGAGATTGCATTGTCTTCTTGTTATTAGGGAGACATGGATCCTGACAGTTCGAACTTAGGGTTTCAATTTTGTAGTCCATATATGATCTCCTGACCAGACTGAAATAAGcctctttgttttgttttcattttCGCAGCCCCAAGAGAAGTGCAGAAATGGGTGTTGTGTTCCATGAACACTTGAAATAATTCAGTTCTGGTTTCTATCAATATATTGTTTGTACTGCATATATATTATTTTTAGCTACGCAATTTCCTTCGACAGGCAAAGACTTGTCTATTAGTAtcttttgtatttgatggaatgttgtaacgagacaaAACCTTCGAGGCAAGAAACAGGGAACAACAAGCTTGATAGTATTGTACATTTTTTTTATCACTGGAAATTTATGTGTACTCATTATATAGCTGGAAAACTGAATGAAAATTAATATGTGCAACATTATTTTTGCATTAATCAatacgtgcatttgcacgtacacgATTACTAGTCCTATAGTAGTAGTACAGACTCCGAAGCTAGTGTGAACACTGGTTTCAAAGTGGGTCACAAGGTAGTAGACAAAAGAGACCATCCATATAAAAACCCTCAAGCTAAAACTAGAAAATATTTTGACATGTGTAGACGAAAGAGACCTTACAATAGACTGAGAAGTAGGAAGTTATGAAATACCTGATTTTTTTTACTATAGACAATCACATGCTTCAATTGCAATAAGTACACTATCTTATTCCATCTCAACGAATAATCTCTGAAGTATAGGACATTGAAATCAGAAATACCGATGACTTGGGAATTGGACCAAAAATAGCTTATGAGTTGGTTAGCCAAAGGATAAGTGGATCAGGTAATCTTATCTATACACGTCGGGGTCACAAGAACTATTCGCAAACGAAGCGCCAATAGGAACTAATATTTGATCGGGCCTGCCGGAAATCGAGACCATTCCATTTACCGTTCAGTTTGCCAGTCAAGCTAGGCTAGCTCTGGGCCGGACTATCTAAAATTTGGCGATGGTGTGAGATTTGATGCTACTTTTGGGAACAAATGAGGAATATATTCCATTTGGAGGGTTTGTTGGGTTTAATCATTTCAGAGAAATTTTGGTGCTTCCTACCAAATGATGGGACataattctttttgagcttttttGATATATTTATTTCAAGACGTAAATAAGAACCTTCAAATTATATTCACTGATCAAGACGCTGCAACCGCCAGAATGGTGATAGAGCATGTATTTCAAGAAGTCCAACATGGCCTATGTACTTTTCACATTATGCAAAATGCAGCCAAACAATTATTAGGTACGTACAAGTCTGACGTTAATGATTAATAAGAACCGTCTCTTCTTGCAGATTTTAGTGCATGCACATACGAGTTTGATGATAATGCAAGTTTTGAAGAAACTTTTAACACTATCCGAAGCAATCTTTGTTTGATAGTATTTATAAGGTAAAGCCATAAAGGATAAGTGAGAAGAATGGTACATGACGAATTTTTTCACCTTGGGAATGCCCTGCACACAAGTAAATGAGAGTTTTAAGGTTGATCTAATACACTATCCAAAGTCAGATTAGACAACATCCATTTTTATCAGACCGTTCAGTAGAGTTGAGACAGGAAAAACAGATACAAAGGTCATTTCAAAATGAAGACACCCATGTTGGTCAAACCAATTAAAATTTACAGTCTTGTTATATCTGAGTGTTGGGACATTATAAGAAGAATTCAAAATTATTAGCAATCCTGCATAACAATTAAATAGCTAAACGTAGTTGTGCATAATTCAAGAGAATAGAACTATTATGCGCCATTCTTTGAAAGTCCTTGAGATGATAAATATTAAATTGTATCCTGCATATTACATATTGAATAGTTAGCCTCGAGAAGCACAGTCGGGATCTATTCAACAAAGTCATTGAATAACTGTTGTAGAAATTCCAAAGTTGGAGGCCTTTCAGCACAAAAAAAGTTCTTCCATACAAATTGCACAACCTTTTTGAGGTACACAAATCAGATAACTTCGCCACCcaaacatctactccctccgttccgaattacttgtcgcaggtatgaatgtatctagatgtattttagttctagatacatccattctgcgacgagtaatttgaaacggagggagtatgtttgaaTAGTGTTGATAGCATTAGTAAGCAAGTCGATGCATGCGCATATAATTCTGATACGAGACATGATGCCAGTGGGACTCCTCAAGCATTAAATGATCTGTTGAGCATTGCACGCCTGAAAAAAGACAATTGAAAACAAAAGTtcaaagagaaagaaagaaagaaagaaagaaagaaaaaatcgCCTAATGCTGGAGCACCAGAACAACCACCGAATTTATTTCCCTAATTCTgtactacaaataaaataagttgCAGAATTCTTCTTTAATGTTGAGAGTTGTTGCATTACCCAACAGCAAGGACAAAAAAGATCAGCACATCACATAATCAATTAATAGATAGaaatgaattttttttttgaagaaaacatggATTGATAGGCTAGTGAAGAGAAGAAAGGTAACACCATCAGAGGTATTTCCAAAAATTTATAGTACAAATAAATTAAGTTGCAGTAGTAAACACCATCAGAGGTATTGTCAAGAAGCAGTTGTAGTAAAAAAAATTAGTTGCATATTACCAAAGGACTCCCTATAGGTGTGATAGTGTGAACAACAAAACTCTAAAGGTGATTTTTACAACTTCGTGGAATTTTTTGAGCGTTTTCATTATGAATATGAAGGAAATCCCTAATTTTATAGTACAAATAAACAATTTTGCAGTACTCTATTTTAACTCTCTTAGTTGTTGTATTTCCCAAGAGCCGGGAAACAAAAAccaggaaataaaataaaaattaagAGCTAAAGAAATTTCAGTCAGAAATGAAAAGGCTTTTGATGAAAATGGAATCATTAGAAGTTACACAGACCTATTGATGGTACTCGTTTCTTAATTATGTGTCAAAAAGCATTTCAAGCACTGAATTTTTTATGCTATATAACTTTCAATAATCCAGAATTGAACTTTTGAAGATATATAGGCTGAAGATATATTGTTGGCATCATGAATTCTGAAATACCAATACACGAAGTCGTTCATTTCTTAAGTTACTGAAAGTGTTCAGAAAACGCTATTTATTTCTTCATTGCACCAAGTTTTCTAGTAATTTTGGAAACTTTGTGCAGAGTTCTTAGTGTTAAAGTTCTGCAACACATTCATCCGGATGAAGTACTAGTTGTTCCATCTGTCGTCTGTGTTGTTTACTCGTGTTTGAGGGGCTTCCATACTGAGATGAGCATGCATGTTTGTTCACACTATAGCAGCTtctttatgtgttgaaaatcttacaAGATTCTCTCTTTTTTACCTGAAGTTTTGTTTTGTCTCAAGTTTTGTTTGTCAGATTATATTGAGTAATATAACAAATATGACTTTGTTCACCCTTGGATGCCGGGGATTTCAACCTGCttttcaaaaaaggaaaataaataaaaatagatcagAAGTTTTAGTCCAGGTAACCGcttctttctctttttctcttaAGTTTTAGTTCAAGAACCACAACCACAACAACTGGCAGACAATGCAGAGTACAGGATAGCACTAGAGTACTACAAAGGAGTTGGGACGTATGATGTTGATGGAGCAGTTATGTGATGTCCCTGACTGTGCTTCTACAAGTAAGGGGAGTCGAGTCCTGAAAAAGCGTGGCCCTTGCAAAACATCGCAGGCTGAAGTTACCGCAAATGCAAAGCCGAAGATGAGTGGATACAAGACTGATTCTTATATAAGCATAGGCAGCACTTCCTCACTGCGTGTGAATCAAGAATGCCTCCTGCAAGTATTCGATCGTGTCCTAGTTGCAGTTCTAACGACAACATGTCTTCTACGGATATGATTTTCCCCATGCGTCCCAAGTTGGAGTAATAAACAACTAGTGAAACATAACACCAATGTAGTCATACTGGTTTTCAATCAAGCTAGTTTCTAGGGCGAGCAACTGAAGTATTTACTCTACTCGAGGTCTTTTACGGTACCGTGGTACTCCAAAACCACACTCCGGAGTACCATGCACATCCGCACGTCCGCGCGCAGGGGCAACCAAGTCATTTCCTGAAGCGTGGTGATTTTGACTTTTGAACAAACAGGCAGTCCATCGCCCAACACATTCCGATCTGTATAGCAGATCCGATTTTTACGTCTTGGACTTTTGTGGCACCAAAATAGGGGGTATATACTTTCCCAAAAAAATTAATAGGGCGATCTGTCTCGTTAGTTTATAGCTGAGATTTATTTGGGAGAGAAAATAAAACTAATGTTTTTTCTGCGCATAAGAAAAACTAATGTTGCAAGAGTCTAAGAACGTGCAGGGTAAAAGTGAAATTCTCAAACTAGttctccttttcctttctttctgatGTAGCCTCAAGGGACGCACTTTTTTTTGTTTGCGGAAAAACTATGCGATTTATTCACGCATACTACTCTCTTTGTACCACAATACTTGTTGGGGGAACTTGTACTAGCTTTCCCCAACTACAAGTATTTCGGTATAGAGGGACtaaagataataaagattacatctatatccgtagaccatctagcgacgactacaagcagtgaagcaagccgaaggcgcgccaccgtcGTCGCCTCTCCTTCACGTGAGCCagacaaaacttgttgtagtagatagtccaGAAAACTAAAAATGGTATGTGTGGGACCAAACGACTGTTGGATCCGGTTTACTCCGAGTTGTACATATAGGCCTGAAATACATGCACTGCTACTTGTTGGTCTAGAAGACTCAGAGCGGTGGCAGAGCAGACGCCAGCGTCCCTCACAGggattaggggggggggggggggcagaaaccctagccgccgctaccGTGCCCATCTTCTccatcttcttccctgccgccgccCGAGGACGCTTGGTCAACGGCGGTGGCGGGGATGCCTTCTCGCGTTGAGATCTCTCGCGGCGGGAGCACTCCGGCCAGCGCACGCGCATTGACCCCGGATGCGGTTTAGGAGCCGAAGCTTGGGGAGGGGGGGTACTGGTGGTGGTGCTGCCGAGGTGGCCGCATGGGTGGCGCTGGGACAGACCTGCGGCGGCAAGGTCCTGCGATGGCGATGCGGAGGCGCAACCTCACATCGACAATGTGGTGGCGGCCTGGCCCTAGTGTTCTTCTCGGGTCAAATCGTCGATCTTCCTGTTGTCACTCCTCATTGATTTGTCCGCGGAAAGAAGACTTGGAGCGGTACATGTGGGAAAAACAAGTCATACTATTAGATGTGGGTTCAGATGACTCGGAGAGGTACATCTAGGCCCAAATGGCTACAAGTGGTAGATGTGGATACAACTGACTCATACTAGTATTTTTGGGTCCGGAAGCACACATGCTAGTACTTATGAGGACGGGGTGACCTTGAGTGGTACTTGTGGGACATTTGCTTTGTTTAGTCCAGCAATAGATGGTATCTTGTAGTACTCAATCTTTAATTAAAATGGTATCTTCTAGTACTCAATCTTTGGTTAGCTACCAAATATGCTACCCACATATCCAATAGAGATGAGTTTTTACAGTGCATCCGGACGATATGGACCGTCCATCGGAGAGAAATCGACGGTCCAGATCCGATGCAATACACTAATGTCACGTGTATTATATCAGACCCCGAGGGGCATTTTCGGGAGAAAAAAATATTTCGAACTGATATGTTTTTCCGTC
The sequence above is drawn from the Triticum aestivum cultivar Chinese Spring chromosome 7A, IWGSC CS RefSeq v2.1, whole genome shotgun sequence genome and encodes:
- the LOC123153653 gene encoding mucin-7-like codes for the protein MLPTSSEQLKKEERGHHPRTRTSSEQFTKKGTRPPSTHAPPPALLCRPSVVAAVRNSPSSSAPAAAAEGPGVPSSSSPSANPARSLPTPTILARCLGDLAGRRTGGPPPPHAGRPPPDHLFPDVPADWRPPSLRAGGPPPRLVPPLPVSRRDGGMTDLRLDASADLCLPNQLSKPPFGFFCEVIMWSL